In the Paenibacillus sp. FSL R7-0337 genome, CTCCCTGCTGGAGCAAGGCGGCAACGTGCTGCTGCTGCCGGAACCGCAGTCGGTTCAGAACGGAATTGAAGGCTATTATTGTACGGATTTCTGGTGCTACCCGATGTTCCGCTCGATCTCGGAGAGCATGAACCGTCCGGTTCCAATTGGTACAATGGGCCTGCTGATCGATAACCGGCATCCGGTGCTGCGCGATTTCCCGAGCGAGGCGCATTCCACTTATCCTTGGTGGACTATCGTGGAGCATTCCAAATCGCTTATCATGGACGAGGCGGACCGCAGCTGGAATCCTATCGTACAGACCATCGATAATTTCGAGCGTAACCACAAGCTGAGTTTTCTCACGGAGTGCCGTGTAGGTAACGGTAACCTGCTGTTGTGTGCACTAGACGCCGCTAAGGTAAGCGCAACTCTTGAAGGCAGACAATTCTTGACCAGTATAGCCGGTTATATGAATTCTACTGATTTCAAGCCCCAGTACCAGGCAACGATTGAAGAGCTTCAGGCATTGATTCGCTAACAGACTTGATAGAGCTGTCTCTAAGCCGTGAAGCGGCTATTGGGGCAGCTCTTTATTTAGATATTACTTCAGAATTCATATGCTTCGCGCTATAAATATTCCTTCTATAGAAAACAACCGATGAAATTGACTACATAGATTGTTAAGCTTCAGTATGGTATTGTTATTTTCGAGCTTTTGAGATCTAGTAATCTAGTTATACCGGAGGGAAATATGGATATTATTGAATTTCAGCAATGGGTTAAGGAATATTATAAGAATCGCAACTGGTCAGACTTGGATATCTTTGTCCGTATTGGATTTCTTGCTGAGGAAACCGGGGAGGTAGCTCGTGCAATTCGTGCACTGGAGATTGGCAGGGATCGTCCAGATGAGGTTGCAGGTACATTTCTAGAGAAAAAATCTGAATTAACAGAAGAACTTGGAGATGTTTTAGGAAATCTCATTGTGATCGCAAATAAATATGATATATCGCTTGAAGATATCCTAATATCACATAAACAAAAGCTTCAGGCACGTTACGCAGAAAATTAAAATAAACAATGGTAGATGGCTGAATTGGCAGATGGATTTATTCCTCTTCCAGGAGGGGCAGTCTAAGCTGCTGCAATTAAGCAAACCATATGTACCTTAACCAGGCGTGCACGGCAAACTCTCAGCGTGCAATGGGTTAAGGTATTAATGGTTTAGGGTATTACTTACAAGTTTAAGTCGGATACTTCTCTACTCTGCTGAATATACTCCATGAACCTTTTGGAGGCGGGGGACAGATAATGGTCCCGTCGCCATTGCAGGCCCACTTCCCATTCCCAGCCCGGTTCCTGGATGGGAATCCAGACCAGACCGTCAAGCATCAGTCCCAGCGTCTGTGGAAGTACGGATACGCCGAGCCCGGCTTTGATGAAGCCGGCCACAGTAATCAGATCCTCAGCATAATAGGTAGAGGCCAGCTCGAAATTAGTATTTTGGAAGAGGGAGGTGATTGTGTTCTTGAGTCCACAATTCGTTTTCAGTCCTACAAACGGCTCACCTGACAGCTCGAACAGACTCAGCGAGGAACGCGCTGCGAACCGGTGGGAGCTGGAGACCACAATATAAATCGGTAATCTGCGAAACACCATCCATTCCTTATTCTCCGCCGTAGTCTCTCTGGACGTAATCAGCATATCCGAGGTCCCGTTATCCAGCGCTTCGTCGATATCCCCGTGATTCCCCTGATACAGATCGAACCGTACCTTCGGATGATCTGCCTGATAGTCTCTGATAAGCGATGGGATCAGGTCCACGCCAAGAATATTCAGATAAGACAGATGAACGGTTCCACTGTCCGCATTGGACGACTCCTCAATCTCCCGCACCCCATTCCCGATATTGCGCAGCGCTTCTTCGACCCGCGAACTGAACATAACCCCATAGCGGTTTAACTGGACATTGCGGCCCTTACGCTCGAATAAAGGAACCCCCAGCTCACTTTCCAGTTTGGAAATCGCATGGCTCAAGGCAGGCTGCGTAATTCGCAGCGCTTTGGACGCAGAGGTCATATGCTCAAGCCGGGCTACGGTCAGAAAATACTCCAATTGTGTAAGCTCCATGCAGACAGACAGCTCCCTTTATATATTAATATTATTCATGAATTTAATGAAAATAATAAATTAGACGCTCATATTAATCAAGTCTAATATATACATATAGACCTTAGGGCGGCTGGACTTCCAGCCTATCCTGAGGAATCCCTAATGAAAAGAGGCTGTAACGATGGCTATAACTTATGCTAGTCCGCTGACAGAATACGAAGGTAAAAGAATCCTGGTAACAGGCGGTACCAAGGGAATGGGACAGGCAATCGCTGCCCGGTTCACAGCGGCAGGCGCTGAAGTTATGACTACTGCCCGGACACTTCCGGCGGAAGGGCCCGCTTCTGATTTGTTCGTCCAGGCCGATCTGTCCACGCCCGAAGGCGTGGAGCGGGTCATTGCTGCAGTCAAGGCCCGGTTCGGGCGGATCGACATTCTGGTGAATAACGCTGGCGGCAGCTCAACACCAGCTGGGGGATTTCTCGCAGCATCCGATGAACACTGGATGGATGCGCTGAATCTGAACCTGCTGGCAGCTGTGCGGCTGGACCGGGGGCTGATCCCGCTCATGCTGGAGCAGGGCAAGGGAGTCATCATCCACATCTCTTCCATTCAAAGAGTGATGCCGCTGATCGAATCGACCATCCCCTATGCAGCCGCCAAAGCTGCTTTAAGCAGTTACAGCAAGAGCTTATCTAAGGAATTCTCTCCGAAGGGTATCCGGGTGAACCGGGTCGCGCCGGGCTTCATTCAAACCGAAGCAACCGGGGACTTCTTGAAGAGTATCGCGGAGGTGACAGGCAGCGTAGAAAGTGCGCTGCAATCGGTAATGGACGCGCTGGGCGGCATTCCCATCGGACGCCCCGGCTTCCCTGAGGAGGTGGGCGAGCTGGTGGCCTTCCTCGCTTCCGAACGCGCAGCCTCCATTACGGGTGCTGAGTACGTGATTGACGGGGGAACTGTACCTACGGTGTAAGTTGAAGCTGACTGTAGGCTCTGCTTAAACTAACTCTACCATTTAGAACAGTCGGTTCAGCCATTTTTGGCTGAGCAGCTGTTCATTTTTTGTTTTCTGTTGACAACAGCGGCCGGAAGTCCAAATGTTCACCGCAGCGACGACCAAGCTTCAAGTTGTAATGTAAGTTGTAATAATTCTTTATCTTTTCTTTAGATTTGGTTTAGACTGGATTAAGAATGGCAGGCTATAGTTACAAAGAGCGCGGCTTGCATGACAAGATAGAGGGGGATTCACCATGTATACCATTCTCATAGCCGATGACGAATCGGAGATTGTTGAGCTTCTGCAGCTGTATCTGGAGAAGGAATATACGATTTTGACCGCAGAGAACGGAATTGAAGCGCTCCAGCGGATGCAGAATAACAAGATTGACCTGGCGATACTGGACATTATGATGCCTGGGATGGACGGGCTGCAGCTGCTGAAGCGGATTCGGGAGCATGAGCAATTCCCT is a window encoding:
- a CDS encoding MazG-like family protein, which translates into the protein MDIIEFQQWVKEYYKNRNWSDLDIFVRIGFLAEETGEVARAIRALEIGRDRPDEVAGTFLEKKSELTEELGDVLGNLIVIANKYDISLEDILISHKQKLQARYAEN
- a CDS encoding LysR family transcriptional regulator encodes the protein MELTQLEYFLTVARLEHMTSASKALRITQPALSHAISKLESELGVPLFERKGRNVQLNRYGVMFSSRVEEALRNIGNGVREIEESSNADSGTVHLSYLNILGVDLIPSLIRDYQADHPKVRFDLYQGNHGDIDEALDNGTSDMLITSRETTAENKEWMVFRRLPIYIVVSSSHRFAARSSLSLFELSGEPFVGLKTNCGLKNTITSLFQNTNFELASTYYAEDLITVAGFIKAGLGVSVLPQTLGLMLDGLVWIPIQEPGWEWEVGLQWRRDHYLSPASKRFMEYIQQSREVSDLNL
- a CDS encoding SDR family oxidoreductase, which gives rise to MAITYASPLTEYEGKRILVTGGTKGMGQAIAARFTAAGAEVMTTARTLPAEGPASDLFVQADLSTPEGVERVIAAVKARFGRIDILVNNAGGSSTPAGGFLAASDEHWMDALNLNLLAAVRLDRGLIPLMLEQGKGVIIHISSIQRVMPLIESTIPYAAAKAALSSYSKSLSKEFSPKGIRVNRVAPGFIQTEATGDFLKSIAEVTGSVESALQSVMDALGGIPIGRPGFPEEVGELVAFLASERAASITGAEYVIDGGTVPTV